In Gammaproteobacteria bacterium, the DNA window CGATAATAAAAGCTTTGGCTTCATGCGTTTTTTGGTCAAGCTGTCCCCGTATCTGTGGAAAACCGATTCGCGCGACTCCGAGTCCCCTTATCGAACGGCGTTCTTCCACGATTCCAGCCTGCCCGATGGCTTCAATGTTATGAAGTTGCCGTCTCGCAACCATATTTTTGAATTCACCCTGGCCGAACCGAACGGTAAGCAACCGGTCGCCACCGATATTGTCCTGGTGCATCCCGTCCCGTTCTGAGCGGGAGCGGCGCTGCGTTCACGGCCTCTCTCTATTGAGAAACATCATGCACTACCCTTTTCCAAGCCTGAAAATCCTGACGACCCTGCTACTGTCGCTGATCCTGACTCTGGAAGCGCCTGGCGTCTTCGCCAGACCGGATGACGCCAACCCGACTTTCCAAGTCAAAACCCTGACACCAACCTCTCGTCAGGATTCACTGGATCGGACCATCGCTAACCTGCTGTCGCAACATCATTATCGGCAAAGTCCATTGGATGATGCGCTATCGTCACTGGTGTTGAACGCCTATCTCGACAGTCTCGATTTCAGCCGTTCCTATTTTCTGGCCAGCGATATCGCCCGTTTCGAACCCTATCGCACGACTCTGGATGACGCGGTCAAGGAGGGCGACCTGCATCCGGCCTATGACATTTTCAATACCTATCTGCGCCGACTGACCGAGCGAACCGCCCGTATTCAGTCTCTGCTCAAACAGGAATTTCGCTTCGATGTCGACGAATCGCTGAACCTGGACCGCAAGGATGCGCCTTGGGCCAGGACGTCCGAAGAACTGGATGACTTGTGGCGCAAGCGGCTGAAGCATGAAATGCTGACCCTGATCCTGTCAGGCAAGGATCAGGCCGAGGCCCGCGAATTGCTGAGCAAGCGCTATGACAACCGCCTACGGCAAGCCCTGCAATCGACCAGCGACGATGTTTTTCAGTGGTATATGAATGCAGTGGCCCAGGCGTTCGACCCGCATACCGCTTACTTTTCGCCGCGCAACACCGAGAACTTCAACATTCAAATGCGTCTGTCGCTGGAGGGTATTGGTTGCGTATTACGCATGGAAGACGAACAGGTCACGGTTGTGGAGCTGGTGACGGGCGGTCCAGCGGATCTCAGTCAGCAGATTCGCCCTACCGACAAGATCGTCGCTGTTGCCCAGGGTGATGAGGATCCGTGGGTGGATGTCGTAGGCTGGCGACTTGACGATGTCGTCGAGAAAATCCGTGGCCCGCGCGGTACGGTGGTGCGCCTGAAAATCCTGCCAGGCAAAGCCGGAGCGACGGCGGCGGAAAAATCGGTGCGCCTGGTGCGTGACACCATCAAGCTGGAAAAACAGGCGGCCAAGAGTGAGATCAAAACCTTCAAGGACTCCGGTGGTCGTGAGCTGCGAGTGGGCGTCATTACCGTCCCGGCATTTTACAGCGATTTTGAAGCGGCTCGACGGGGCGTCAAGGATTACCGCAGCACCACCCGCGATGTTCGGCGATTGTTAAAAGAACTGCAAGGCCGAATTGATGGACTGGTGCTGGATTTACGCGAGAATGGCGGTGGCTCGCTGCAGGAAGCAGTCGATTTAACCGGGCTGTTCATCGACGAGGGGCCAGTGGTTCAGGTCAGAAATTCTGGTGGCCGCGTGGAAGTCGAGGAAGATAAGGACGAAGGCCAGGTGTATAATGGTCCTCTGGCGGTGCTGGTCGATCACGCCAGCGCCTCGGCTTCGGAAATCTTTGCCGGCGCCATTCAGGATTATGGGCGCGGCATCGTGATTGGCGATCCGACTTTCGGCAAGGGCACGGTGCAAACCCTAGTGGACCTGAGCCGGCTCACCCGGACCCGTGAACCACAGGGCCAGTTAAAAATCACCATCGCCAAATTCTATCGGGTCAGCGGCGGCAGCACCCAACATCGTGGCGTACTGCCGGATATCGCTATTCCGTCGATACTGGACAGCGATGACCTTGGCGAAAGCGCACAGAAAAACGCCTTGCCCTGGGACGAAATCCCCGCGACTCGTTATGAAGGGGAACGGCGCCTGGCAACGCTGGCGCCGGAGCTGGCCCGCCGGCATCAACGAAGAGTCGCTGACGATCCGGATTACCAGGCATTCCTGCACGATCTCGAATTTACCCGGCAACAACGGGACAAGACCACGGTTTCGTTGCTGGAAAAACAGCGCCGGACTGAGCAGGAACGGCTCGAAGCCTGGCAACGGGAGCGCGAAAATCGCTACCGGACTCTCAAGAAACTGCCGTTGCTCAAACCAGGTGACGAGATTCCAGAAGGCAAGGACAGTCTGATTCCGGACGTCGCGCTGGAGGAAAGTGCCCGTATCGTTGCTGATCTGATCCTGCTGGACAGCCCGAACCAGGGATCGAGCACACTGGTGATGAGTCGTTGACATCGTGGAATCAGTGACTCTGACGCTGGACATCGCGCTAGCTGAACAACTCAGTCGCGTGTTGACCCGCTGGGAGACGCTCTTGCCTACAGCGCTGGCGGTTCCAGACTGGGCGCAATACCGGGCGTTTCGCTGGCGACGCTTCGCCAAAAGCGGCGGATTGCAACCGGTGCGGCATCCTCACCGGTTGCGCTTGGCCGATCTGCAACGGATTGACCGTCAAAAAGCGGCGTTAGACTTGAATACGCGACAGTTCCTGACCGGACGTCCCTGTAACCATGTTTTGCTGTGGGGCGCGCGCGGTACGGGTAAATCCTCGTTGATCAAGGCGCTGCTCAATGAATATGCCGAACAGGGTCTGCGGCTCATCGAGGTAGACCGGCATGATTTGCTGGATTTACCGGACATCGTCGAACCCTTATTCGAGCGGCCCGAACGATTTCTGCTGTATTGCGATGATCTGTCATTCGAAGCCAACGATCCCAGTTACAAGGCGCTCAAAGCGATGTTGGACGGCTCCATTAACGCTGCGCCTGACAATGTCATGTTGTGCGCGACGTCAAATCGCCGCCACCTGCTGCCCGAATACCTGCGTGAGAATGAAGATGCTCGCCTGATAGATGGTGAGTTGCATCACGGCGAGGCTGTGGAGGAAAAAATCTCGCTATCAGAGCGTTTTGGGCTATGGTTGTCATTTCATCCCTTCAGTCAGGACGACTATCTGACGATTGTCGCCCACTGGCTGGAGCGTCTGGCATGGCCGACAGGATTGGATGAAGCCGCTCAGCAGGAGGCTCTGCGCTGGGCCTTGCAACGTGGGTCGCGTAGCGGTCGAGTCGCCTGGCAATTCGCCCGTGACTGGGTGGGTCGGCAGGGGCTTCAATGCGAGCGGTGCTGAGCGAAGGCTATCCGGTCAACGACTGCCATTCCCAGCGCCGACACGACAAAGGTCAGGTGGATGACCACCAGCCAGAACAAATGGTTATTCCATAGCAGCTGATCGCCATTCTGATGTGGAGCGGTCATAAACGCTTTAAGCAAGTGAATGGAGGAAATAGCAACGATGGCGACCGACAGCTTGATTTTGATCGTGGCAGCATCAATTTTGCCCAACCACGAGGGTTTTTCCTGATCACCGGTGGTATCCAGCGCGGAAACGAACGTTTCGTAGCTACTGAGAATGACCATCACCAGTAGATTGGCGACCAGCACCATATCGATCAGCCCTAGTACTGACAGAACCAGATCGGTTTCGCTGACGCCCAGGATGATTTGGAACAAATGCACCGCCTCCTGTACTGCTTTGACCGTGAACAGGACCAGTACGGCGATTAGCGCCAGATAGAGCGGCGCCAGCAGCCAGCGACTGAGCAGGATGGTGCGTTCGAGAAGCATTTCAACGAGTTTCATAATCGATAGTCATGTTTGAATGTTGGATGTGCTGAATACATTGTTCCTGCGATGGAGGTTCAGGCACCAGGTTTCAGGTTTCAGGAACGGAAACAGAAAGTTGCTCCTGAATTTGTCTGGTTTTCATGCAGAGAGGCTAAAAAAATCGGCTTGGGAGAGGCATTCAAGCGGCATATCTGCATTCATAGTGGATAATATCGGGATTCTGTTCAAAAGCGGCCTGTCCCAGGCAAATTATCCCTCGGTCGTGCAGGGTTATTTCTTCGCGCTGCACGAAAAACCGCGATCCATTTTCCAGCATCAGATATGTTCCATTCGTGCTGTGGTCCGCTAGGATAAATTTGCCCTGCCGGAACTCAATAGCCGCATGACTGCGGGAGACCTGCTCCCGATCGACGACTAGCCTGTTCTTCGGGCCGCGTCCGATAGTAAAGGCTTCGCTGGAAGGTGCCAACTCTTGATTATGTCCCTGATAATTGAGGACTAAACGCGCATTGAGCAGGTTGCGCAGCGCCTTTTGAGACTCTTCGCTGGACATCTGAGTCAGTGCGGACATCTGGGTCAGACTGGTGGATTCATACCAGATGACCTCGACGATTTCCATTTCATCCTGCTTGCCTCGCACCCAGGAACGGCCAAGACTCCGGGTCATTTGCTGAAGTTCAGGCGACAGACAGTCCACCGTCTCCCGAGTCGTAATGATTTGATCGGCCTTGGCCAGCGCCACCATTCGCGCCGCAACATTAACCGCATCGCCGAATACATCATTCTTCTCGACCAGCACCAGGCCATGGTGCAGGCCAATCCGAATCGCTATATTCAAATCCGCCAATACTGGATCATTCTTGATCCCTTGTTGCATACCACTTGCAGCCTGCACACCCGAGGCCGCGACGGGAAAGCGGCTCATGATTTCATCGCCTATCGTTTTGATCACCGCACCCTGATGAGCAATGGTCTGTTCCGCCAGCAGGTCGAGCACCCGGCTCTCGATCTGCCGGGCGCGCACATCGCCATATTTTTCAAACAGGCGAGTGCTCCCGCTAATATCGGCAAACAGGATGGTCGTCGGTTCCTGATGGCTTGATCCCGATGGGGC includes these proteins:
- a CDS encoding TIGR00645 family protein — encoded protein: MKLVEMLLERTILLSRWLLAPLYLALIAVLVLFTVKAVQEAVHLFQIILGVSETDLVLSVLGLIDMVLVANLLVMVILSSYETFVSALDTTGDQEKPSWLGKIDAATIKIKLSVAIVAISSIHLLKAFMTAPHQNGDQLLWNNHLFWLVVIHLTFVVSALGMAVVDRIAFAQHRSH
- a CDS encoding ATP-binding protein yields the protein MDIALAEQLSRVLTRWETLLPTALAVPDWAQYRAFRWRRFAKSGGLQPVRHPHRLRLADLQRIDRQKAALDLNTRQFLTGRPCNHVLLWGARGTGKSSLIKALLNEYAEQGLRLIEVDRHDLLDLPDIVEPLFERPERFLLYCDDLSFEANDPSYKALKAMLDGSINAAPDNVMLCATSNRRHLLPEYLRENEDARLIDGELHHGEAVEEKISLSERFGLWLSFHPFSQDDYLTIVAHWLERLAWPTGLDEAAQQEALRWALQRGSRSGRVAWQFARDWVGRQGLQCERC
- a CDS encoding carboxy terminal-processing peptidase, producing MKILTTLLLSLILTLEAPGVFARPDDANPTFQVKTLTPTSRQDSLDRTIANLLSQHHYRQSPLDDALSSLVLNAYLDSLDFSRSYFLASDIARFEPYRTTLDDAVKEGDLHPAYDIFNTYLRRLTERTARIQSLLKQEFRFDVDESLNLDRKDAPWARTSEELDDLWRKRLKHEMLTLILSGKDQAEARELLSKRYDNRLRQALQSTSDDVFQWYMNAVAQAFDPHTAYFSPRNTENFNIQMRLSLEGIGCVLRMEDEQVTVVELVTGGPADLSQQIRPTDKIVAVAQGDEDPWVDVVGWRLDDVVEKIRGPRGTVVRLKILPGKAGATAAEKSVRLVRDTIKLEKQAAKSEIKTFKDSGGRELRVGVITVPAFYSDFEAARRGVKDYRSTTRDVRRLLKELQGRIDGLVLDLRENGGGSLQEAVDLTGLFIDEGPVVQVRNSGGRVEVEEDKDEGQVYNGPLAVLVDHASASASEIFAGAIQDYGRGIVIGDPTFGKGTVQTLVDLSRLTRTREPQGQLKITIAKFYRVSGGSTQHRGVLPDIAIPSILDSDDLGESAQKNALPWDEIPATRYEGERRLATLAPELARRHQRRVADDPDYQAFLHDLEFTRQQRDKTTVSLLEKQRRTEQERLEAWQRERENRYRTLKKLPLLKPGDEIPEGKDSLIPDVALEESARIVADLILLDSPNQGSSTLVMSR
- a CDS encoding adenylate/guanylate cyclase domain-containing protein, with the translated sequence MKFKLSNLASMLGAPSGSSHQEPTTILFADISGSTRLFEKYGDVRARQIESRVLDLLAEQTIAHQGAVIKTIGDEIMSRFPVAASGVQAASGMQQGIKNDPVLADLNIAIRIGLHHGLVLVEKNDVFGDAVNVAARMVALAKADQIITTRETVDCLSPELQQMTRSLGRSWVRGKQDEMEIVEVIWYESTSLTQMSALTQMSSEESQKALRNLLNARLVLNYQGHNQELAPSSEAFTIGRGPKNRLVVDREQVSRSHAAIEFRQGKFILADHSTNGTYLMLENGSRFFVQREEITLHDRGIICLGQAAFEQNPDIIHYECRYAA